One Gemmatimonadales bacterium genomic window carries:
- a CDS encoding multicopper oxidase domain-containing protein — MTLIRPLVTSLALGALALPSVASHQAPAPTSARTAAAAAGRTRTYYIAADPVAWDYVPGGRDEIAGRPYADSAFFAAAKPRPASTSYHKVLYREYTDSTFRTLKPRPPEWQHLGFLGPVIHAVVGDTIRVVFRNNGARPYSMHPHGVFYEKSSEGAPYNDGAGDGRTGNGVPPGGTFVYVWPVPERAGPGPMDGSSVMWMYHSHVDEARDINTGLLGAMIITARGMARPDGSPKDVDREIVTAFAQVEENLSWLADENLPPLDSVEKLKPIPNPSETDAAYPWYVKFTINGYIHGNLPVDDLTIRRGQRVRWYVMSSTNDFDVHAPHWHGNDVLVGGMRTDVLTLSFMGMSIANMVPDNVGTWLFHCHVSFHNAAGMAVRYRVTG, encoded by the coding sequence ATGACGCTCATTCGCCCCTTGGTGACGAGTCTCGCGCTCGGCGCGCTCGCGCTGCCCTCCGTCGCGTCGCACCAGGCACCGGCCCCGACGTCGGCGCGGACCGCCGCCGCCGCCGCCGGACGAACCCGGACGTATTACATCGCCGCCGACCCGGTCGCGTGGGATTACGTGCCGGGTGGTCGAGACGAGATCGCGGGCCGCCCTTATGCCGATTCCGCGTTCTTCGCTGCCGCCAAGCCGAGGCCGGCGAGTACCAGCTACCACAAGGTGCTCTACCGCGAATACACCGACAGCACCTTCCGGACGCTCAAGCCGAGACCGCCCGAGTGGCAGCACCTGGGCTTCCTCGGTCCCGTGATTCACGCGGTGGTGGGCGACACCATCCGCGTCGTGTTCCGCAACAACGGAGCGCGGCCCTACAGCATGCATCCGCATGGCGTGTTCTACGAGAAAAGCTCGGAAGGCGCGCCGTACAACGACGGCGCGGGAGACGGACGCACGGGCAACGGCGTGCCACCCGGCGGCACCTTCGTGTACGTCTGGCCGGTGCCCGAGCGCGCCGGTCCGGGGCCGATGGACGGCAGCTCGGTCATGTGGATGTATCACTCCCACGTGGATGAGGCGCGCGACATCAACACCGGCCTGTTGGGCGCCATGATCATCACCGCGCGCGGCATGGCTCGGCCGGACGGCAGCCCCAAGGACGTGGACCGGGAAATCGTGACCGCCTTCGCCCAGGTGGAGGAGAACCTGAGCTGGCTCGCGGACGAAAATCTTCCGCCGCTCGATTCTGTGGAGAAACTGAAGCCGATCCCCAATCCGTCGGAGACCGACGCCGCCTATCCCTGGTACGTGAAGTTCACCATTAACGGGTACATCCACGGGAACCTGCCGGTCGACGATCTCACGATTCGGCGGGGGCAGCGGGTCCGCTGGTATGTGATGTCCTCGACCAACGACTTCGACGTCCACGCGCCCCACTGGCACGGCAATGACGTGCTCGTGGGCGGCATGCGCACCGACGTGCTCACGCTCTCGTTCATGGGGATGTCGATCGCGAACATGGTCCCCGACAATGTGGGCACCTGGCTCTTCCACTGCCACGTCTCGTTCCACAACGCGGCGGGGATGGCGGTGCGCTATCGGGTCACCGGCTGA